In 'Nostoc azollae' 0708, the following are encoded in one genomic region:
- a CDS encoding glycosyltransferase family 4 protein: protein MDLQGINVLVDGYNLEMIQGTGIKTYGFTLVKALIALEANVDLLCSRYTNSYNSDLLLNEALFFDIQKSNSSNLEIKSIISAAIQGFYQAKEVQVSDFVIKRDADYIFEYLASSGKIFNISNCYRTANNLYKHFHLQTRVNIKKKIDIWHVTYPIPIKVNAARKITTIHDLIPLKLPYTTLDDKKCFFNLIKDAIKNSEIILTVSESTKNDILHCFDVNPDKIYVTYQPIIDNSHLVENHTTETKLKKYKLKNKQYILFVGTIEPKKNIGRLIDAYSGLDTDMQLVIVGKKGWLWEDEIGKLEAVFGKDFSREIKLLEYVEKKDLLYLYNGAFCFVFPSLYEGFGLPPLEAMSLGCPVVTSNVASLPEVCGNAALYVDPFDSDEIRLGIEKLINNPQIQNQLIEAGKERVKLFSMENYANKLYEAYTKVI, encoded by the coding sequence AAAAACCTACGGTTTCACCTTAGTTAAGGCTCTGATTGCTCTAGAAGCAAATGTAGATTTATTATGTAGTCGTTATACTAATAGTTATAATAGTGATTTACTTTTAAATGAAGCTTTATTTTTCGACATACAAAAATCTAATAGTAGCAATTTAGAAATTAAGAGTATTATTAGTGCTGCTATTCAAGGATTTTATCAAGCCAAAGAAGTGCAAGTTAGTGATTTTGTCATCAAACGAGATGCCGACTATATTTTTGAGTATTTAGCTAGTTCAGGAAAAATATTCAATATTTCTAATTGTTATAGAACAGCCAATAATTTATATAAACATTTTCACTTACAAACCAGAGTAAACATTAAAAAGAAAATTGATATCTGGCATGTTACTTATCCAATTCCTATTAAAGTAAATGCTGCCAGAAAAATTACAACTATTCATGATTTAATTCCGTTAAAACTTCCTTATACTACTTTAGATGATAAAAAATGTTTTTTTAATTTAATCAAGGATGCAATTAAAAATTCCGAGATTATTCTAACGGTTTCAGAAAGTACAAAAAATGATATCTTACATTGTTTTGATGTTAATCCAGATAAAATTTATGTGACATATCAACCAATAATTGATAATTCACATTTGGTTGAAAACCATACAACAGAAACTAAGTTAAAAAAGTATAAACTTAAAAATAAACAATATATTCTATTTGTAGGAACTATAGAACCTAAAAAAAATATAGGCCGATTAATAGATGCATATAGTGGTTTAGATACTGATATGCAGCTAGTTATTGTTGGCAAAAAAGGATGGTTATGGGAAGATGAAATCGGTAAATTAGAAGCAGTATTTGGTAAAGATTTTAGCAGGGAAATTAAGTTATTGGAATATGTAGAGAAAAAAGATTTATTATATCTCTATAATGGTGCTTTTTGTTTTGTTTTTCCATCTTTGTACGAAGGATTTGGTTTACCACCTCTAGAGGCTATGTCTTTGGGATGTCCTGTTGTAACCTCTAATGTAGCTTCTTTACCAGAAGTTTGTGGAAATGCTGCTCTTTATGTAGATCCTTTCGATTCAGATGAAATTAGACTGGGAATTGAGAAGTTGATAAATAATCCTCAAATACAAAACCAACTTATAGAAGCTGGCAAAGAAAGAGTAAAACTATTTAGTATGGAAAATTATGCAAATAAACTTTATGAAGCTTATACAAAAGTAATCTAA